In a genomic window of Streptococcus mitis NCTC 12261:
- a CDS encoding response regulator transcription factor: MGKTILLVDDEVEITDIHQRYLVQAGYQVLVAHDGVEALEIFKRKPIDLIITDIMMPRMDGYDLISEVQYQSPDQPFLFITAKTSEQDKIYGLSLGADDFIAKPFSPRELVLRVHNILRRLHRGGETEVVSLGNLRMNHGSHEVQVGDVALDLTVKSFELLWLLASNPERVFSKTDLYEKVWQEDYVDDTNTLNVHIHALRQELAKHASSETPTIKTVWGLGYKIEKARGS; encoded by the coding sequence ATGGGAAAGACAATTTTACTCGTTGACGACGAGGTAGAAATCACAGATATTCATCAACGTTATCTGGTTCAGGCAGGATATCAGGTTTTGGTGGCCCATGATGGAGTAGAGGCCTTAGAAATCTTCAAGAGAAAACCAATTGATTTGATTATTACAGATATCATGATGCCTCGGATGGATGGTTATGATTTGATTAGCGAAGTTCAGTATCAATCTCCGGATCAGCCTTTTCTCTTTATCACGGCTAAGACCAGTGAGCAGGACAAGATTTACGGCTTGAGCTTAGGGGCAGATGACTTTATTGCCAAGCCCTTTAGTCCTCGTGAGCTGGTTTTGCGTGTCCACAATATCTTGCGTCGCCTTCATCGTGGAGGTGAGACAGAAGTCGTCAGTCTCGGGAATTTACGGATGAATCATGGTAGCCATGAGGTCCAAGTTGGAGATGTGGCGCTTGATTTGACCGTCAAATCCTTCGAACTTCTATGGCTTTTAGCCAGCAATCCAGAGCGGGTTTTCTCTAAGACAGACCTCTATGAAAAGGTCTGGCAAGAAGACTATGTGGATGACACCAATACCTTGAATGTTCATATTCATGCTCTTCGACAGGAGTTGGCTAAACATGCTAGTTCAGAAACACCCACCATCAAAACCGTCTGGGGCTTGGGCTACAAAATTGAGAAAGCACGAGGTAGTTAA
- a CDS encoding sensor histidine kinase, with amino-acid sequence MKLKSYILVGYVISTLLTIIVVFWAIQRMLIEEREIYFLVGMTLVASFIGAGISLFLLSPVFTSLGKLKEHAKRVADKDFPANLEVQGPVEFQQLGQAFNEMSHDLQATFDSLEESEREKGLMIAQLSHDIKTPITSIQATVEGILDGVIKEGEQDHYLATIGRQTERLNKLVEELNFLTLNTARNQVETTSKDSIFLDQLLIECMSEFQFLIEQEERDVHLQVIPESARIEGDYAKLSRILVNLVNNAFKYSAPGTKLEVVAKLENNQLSISVTDEGQGIAPEDLENIFKRLYRVETSRNMKTGGHGLGLAIARELAHQLGGEITVTSQYGLGSTFTLLLNLSGNENKA; translated from the coding sequence ATGAAATTAAAAAGTTATATTTTAGTGGGGTATGTCATTTCAACACTCCTAACGATTATCGTGGTTTTTTGGGCCATCCAGCGAATGCTAATTGAAGAAAGAGAAATTTATTTCCTAGTGGGTATGACTCTAGTGGCTAGTTTTATCGGTGCTGGGATTAGTCTCTTTCTCCTATCGCCGGTCTTTACTTCATTGGGCAAACTCAAGGAACATGCCAAGAGAGTAGCGGACAAGGATTTCCCTGCAAATCTGGAGGTTCAAGGCCCTGTAGAATTTCAACAATTAGGCCAAGCTTTCAATGAAATGTCCCATGATTTGCAGGCGACATTTGATTCCTTGGAAGAAAGCGAACGAGAAAAGGGCTTGATGATTGCTCAACTTTCGCATGATATCAAGACCCCCATCACTTCGATCCAAGCGACGGTAGAAGGGATTTTGGATGGGGTTATCAAGGAAGGAGAACAGGACCATTATCTAGCAACCATTGGGCGCCAGACTGAAAGACTCAATAAACTGGTTGAGGAGTTGAATTTTTTGACCCTAAACACAGCTAGAAATCAGGTCGAAACGACCAGCAAAGACAGCATTTTTCTGGACCAGCTCTTGATTGAGTGCATGAGTGAATTTCAGTTCTTGATTGAGCAGGAAGAGCGAGATGTCCATTTGCAGGTAATTCCTGAGTCTGCACGGATTGAGGGAGATTATGCCAAACTTTCTCGTATCTTGGTGAATCTGGTCAATAATGCTTTTAAATACTCAGCTCCAGGAACCAAGCTGGAAGTGGTGGCCAAGCTGGAAAATAACCAGCTTTCAATCAGTGTGACGGATGAGGGACAGGGGATTGCCCCAGAGGATTTGGAGAATATTTTCAAACGCCTTTATCGTGTAGAAACTTCGCGTAACATGAAAACAGGTGGTCATGGCTTAGGACTTGCTATTGCGCGTGAATTGGCTCATCAATTGGGTGGAGAAATCACAGTTACCAGCCAGTACGGCCTCGGAAGCACCTTTACCCTCCTTCTCAATCTCTCTGGCAATGAAAATAAAGCTTAA
- the rpsD gene encoding 30S ribosomal protein S4 yields MSRYTGPSWKQARRLGLSLTGTGKELARRNYVPGQHGPNNRSKLSEYGLQLAEKQKLRFTYGVGEKQFRNLFVQATKIKGGILGFNFMLLLERRLDNVVYRLGLATTRRQARQFVNHGHILVDGKRVDIPSYRVTPGQVISVREKSLKVPAILEAVEATLGRPAFVSFDAEKLEGSLTRLPERDEINPEINEALVVEFYNKML; encoded by the coding sequence ATGTCACGTTATACAGGACCATCTTGGAAACAAGCTCGTCGCCTTGGCCTTTCACTTACAGGTACAGGTAAAGAATTGGCACGTCGTAACTACGTACCAGGACAACACGGACCAAACAACCGTTCTAAATTGTCAGAATACGGTTTGCAATTGGCTGAAAAACAAAAACTTCGTTTCACTTACGGTGTAGGTGAAAAACAATTCCGTAACTTGTTCGTACAAGCTACAAAAATCAAAGGCGGAATCCTAGGTTTCAACTTCATGCTTCTTTTGGAACGCCGTTTGGATAACGTTGTTTACCGTCTTGGTCTTGCGACTACTCGTCGTCAAGCTCGTCAATTCGTAAACCACGGTCACATCCTTGTTGACGGAAAACGCGTTGATATCCCATCATACCGCGTAACTCCAGGTCAAGTGATTTCAGTTCGTGAGAAATCATTGAAAGTTCCAGCTATCCTTGAAGCAGTAGAAGCTACTCTTGGACGTCCAGCATTCGTATCATTCGACGCTGAAAAATTGGAAGGTTCATTGACTCGCTTGCCAGAACGCGACGAAATCAACCCAGAAATCAACGAAGCACTTGTCGTTGAATTCTACAACAAAATGCTTTAA